The Diceros bicornis minor isolate mBicDic1 chromosome 9, mDicBic1.mat.cur, whole genome shotgun sequence nucleotide sequence ATCCTTTCAAAGCTATAGCATTCAGTTTTGTCTTCAGAGGATACTGTTCTAGTGCTGACCAGATGGAAGCCTTCCATTAACAAAGTGTCAATCAGTAAGCCGAGGACATTAGTTCCGTTGGCCAATTTTCGGTTATCAGGTTTTATAGAAACATACCTAGGACAGACAAAAAGTGTTTAATTATAAGCATCCCTGTAAGAACTAGCAAAACTAAACACAGAAATTTGACTTATAACCTCAAATAAAGGCATCATACCATTCTTGATCAAATTTTTTTTGAGACTTCATTTATAAATCCAAATCAGTAATTTCAGGGTACTGAGACTAGAGACCTCACTGTGATCTCcagagtcattttaattctatgtTTAGGAATATAACCAACAATGATGAATTTTCATTGAGAAATTATTTTCTGGAGCAAACAATTTGATCAAACAATTAAATtagcttaatttttatataatttaactatttccaatttttcttttttcaatttactaaatattgttttaatcaatttaattaattgatcattttaataaacattatACATTTCCAATTTTCCCCATAAATCTAATTTTACCCATTATCAGCACTGACATTACAGATTTTCTTTTGTGACTGATTCCTATTGAATGCATTTTTTTCAGATGAAATTTTGCAGATATAAAATGTCAAGGTTTTATTGTCAATTTTTACTCAATAATGGTCCATTGTTGAAGACAGTGGGGTCAAGAGGCCTCTGGAGTCGAAATGACAAAACTTACCATTTCCTGGGAAACTCAGTAGAACTCAATATACataattcaagaaaaatataCCTGAACTTTTCAGATTGGCTCTATGTTGGCTTTAATAATATCAACATAACATGTCTGCATACATATAGCTATATCACTCCTTCTTTATCTAGCATCAAAGATATTATGCCTTTGTGTTCTCCCACCATTTGTTAATGAGATGTGAAGAAAAGCTAACTTAAATTAGTTCCAGGCAGCAACCTAAACTATCTATAGTTTTATGGGATAAAAAGAGCCTTGGGGACATCCCCAGCCTCGTTTTAATTATGACTGAAATATAGTGGTTATTGTAGCTCACATTCAGAAACTCATTCTaggcaaagaaaacaataataaaatataagaattataaaactacaaaatacatatcaaaaaatgttttttatttttgatacagCAAGTTTTTCACATTAGTAAATTATTCCTTCTACTCCCAAACCCCCAATCAAGCCCCCTAGATCTTGATTGTATAGACTAGGAACGTTTGTCAAAGAGGAAAAAAGTTACAGAACATCTCATAAAATTAAGATATGAATAGTATATAGTAGGTGATAACAAAGTGGAATGTACTCGCAAGAAATCACTGAGCCAAAATACTTGATTCTCTATGAGGCCAAATTGAGAAATGAAAGATTTCAAGGCACAAGACAAGGatagaaaaaaaacaatgagaaatataaaatcaaaacttgttttaaaaacttaaaaggcAACAATACTTTTCCATTTGAGCCAGTTTAAAAATGAAACGTCAGAATAAAGGCTACCAAAGAGACTCGAGAATCCTGTGACCATAACTTGAGATTGATAATGTGGTATCATATGAATAGCCATCTGCAAGATGCAAGCCAAGTATTTCTAGTACTGTGAACTGGAGAGATAGTAACTGAGCAACCTGCTAGGTTAACAAGACCTTAGAGGGATAAATCATATTAGAGGAACATACCGAACAGCTGGATGATACACCAGACTCTTAGGAGCCATTCAAGCTTACTCCTCCACTTTCCACCTTCAAAAACATCTGAATGGACAGATTCAGACCAGggagtgagcaagaaataaaatgattgctAGCTAGGAAGTTATATATCTAAGGTGGGCCTTTTAAGGTCAGAGTTTTCATCCACTCACCTGAAATCCCAATAATGTCACTTGATTCAGGTTATCTATCTCTACTTTGAAATTggcactaaagaaaaaaatcacaaacacTTATGGGATGGAAAAAATTCTGAACGTCAAACAACTGAAAAGAATACTATTTGATGAtgcaaaaaaagttaattttaaaaatagcttctgGTTTTGTAATCATCTATTTCGGAAGTTTAAATATAATGCCATtctcacattaaaataaaaaaaattttgtactaTTTCTAAACCACAAACACTTAACAACAAAGGGGAAACCACTTGGCACTGTGTACACACAATATCCCAACTGGAGTTTCTAATcttgtttttcaattattttatccaAATGCATAGTTTTTAAAGAACGTTTAGTAGTTCCAGGATATCTTTTTACTTTGCATGTTTCTTCTTAAAATCAATGCCACCATTTTTCCTTAGGTTTTTAACTTTTTAGAAAGGGATCCCCAAAGATCTTAATTActcaatcaaattaaaaaaaaaaaaaactgatcatTTCCCTTCTATTTTAGTGCCCCACCAATGAAAAGAAAGTGTGCACAGAGGTTATCTTAAAACAGTTTGAGATAGAATCTTAGGTTTTCTTCACAATCAGCCTATTAATGAAACTGGCTCTCTTTTCCCAAGGTGACATTTCAACCTCTTTGGAAGGGCAGGAAATTATAAAGTGTAAAGAATTGACATACTGCCCAGTGTTCTCCTGTTGGTAAGCAGGATCAAGGGGTGTTTTGTGGGAGAGGCAAACATTGATTGTTCCTGATGGCTACTGCTGAAgttaatattccaaaatatgtCTACCTACCTTTTACCctaaaaaagtatattttatttttaaaactatcagTAAAGAACATATATagactttttttccctcctgaaaATTAAAGCCAGCTTTCACAGTTAGTAAAAAAAATGGTAGTCAGCATTAAGACATTTTTATGGGGGAAAAAAGTGTCCCtgacagcagagtagaaatcagGCTTAAGGTCCAACCAAGAACAACGGGGGAGAAAGTGAATAATTGACTCAGGAGCAACTATCCTTAACATACGGACAGCCTATCCCAATATTTTGAGTTGTCTAAGAATGCCAAAGAGGTAACGGGATGCCAAATTTTCCATGAGATATATATGCCTTAatggagtttaaaaataaagtcgGATAAAGAAAAATCAGTAGTCCAATCACAAGGACTGAAAGAACAAATATACAGAGTATAAGAAAATCAGGAGAAACTTCTTGAACCTTTACTTATATGCCAGCCACTAAAAGAATCTCTTGGGGAAAAAAGGCGTCTCATTCCTAAGCCAAATTCATTAGCAATGGAACATAATCTATAGAATTATTTTCTCCTACAACCTGAATGACCATAGTCCCACTTTGCCCTGGACAGTCTTGGTTTATTCCTATTGTCCCACATAATAACAGTACCTTCTTTCACTCTGAAAAGTATCCCAGTTTGGACAATAATTATCTGGTCATTCTACCCAACTCTACTGGTTACCCCAAAACATTATTTTGAGTAATCATTTTTCCCAAGAAAAGTTTCAGGCATGAGAAATGTTCAGTTTTGAGGGGAAACATCAGGAACCGGTATAGAAGAGAGATTCTTCAAAGTACAAAATACCTGATTCCAGTTTGGTTATCAGTAGTGCTGTCAGAGCCACACTGGAAAACCAGATCATGGTAAGAAGGTCTTTGTGGAGGCAGTGGAATTAAGTTCATCTGAGGAGGAAAAGAGTTACTACTCCAGGTCGGTGCTGAATGTTGCTCTATAAACACTGTAATCCTCCCAGTTAACATCTCAATTGTTTTGCTGCAAGAGCCAAACACTCTGAAAAAAGCTTGAGTGTTTTGGCTTAGGAAATGCACCTCCACAAGAGCAGGTCTTGGCTGTAGCAGGTGTTCTTGATTTAAGAGATCAACCAGAGGATCAAGTTCATAGAAAAGAGCCTCTCTCTGAAGCCTACGATAGTCTGAAAAGTCAGTAGGTAATAAAAGCTGGTGAGTTCTCAAAAAATCTAAGATGAAACTAAATAAAACACCATCTCTGTCCACAAAAATCTGGCCACCAACCATCTTGAATTCTTGGTCTCTGCCATCTAACATTCGTGTCAACCGAGAGGCAGGAAACTGATTTATGGTAGAAGACCTTGTTGTGAATATCTTCCCTCCCACGTTCCAAGTGACCAGTTCCTGACTACTCATTCTTCTCTTGCTTCAAACTAGAGGCTACAAACCATCAGTCACAGACTTAGGAACTTGTAAATCAACCTATAACCATAAATGTTGCTAGTTATATGATTAAGAAACGGAGGggagtaggaaaaaaacaaaaaaacagagaccTAGATTTCCAAGTAACCACTGTTAAGCAAATAGTGTATCCATAGCTGTGTTTGCAAATATGAGTTGCTTGGGAGCTTGTAgtatacaaaatgaaaaagcaacagaTGAGGAACTGGATAGTTTGAAAACTGCCAGGATTATCTGAGGGTGTCAAATAGATCCCCTTCCTATATTCCATAAAAAATTCTCCATGAAAACCTGTTGTaaatctctatttaaaaaaaaaggagagcagaAAAGCACTCTCCCTCCCCAGACCTCTTATCTACTCTGAGTCCTCATGGCAGAGGAAAGATTTACAGAGAAATATTGTCATAATTTCTTATGatcctgttagcaacttactggCTAAATTGTGAATTGTCAGTTAGGGATGAGGTAGCTGTTACCTCAACTAGCAGCTTAATTTGACCCTTCTTCTCATAGCTAAAATGATTCCTCTGTACTTTAAATTTAGTTGCCACCTTTTTTTCCTGTCCCCACTTGCATTATCTTTTCTCAACCAAATTAAAGGACTGGGGTAAAGACACTCTGGACTTGCAAAGGAATGTCTTTTTCCACAACAGAAATAAGGTAGACTAGAGAGCAAGTCTAAGATAAGGTCACTTCTTGTTTCATTCTGAATTCTAAGCAAGGTGAGAAAATTAAGTATTCTTATTCTGTGGCAGATAGGGCATCTTTATCTCATGTGAGCAGACAGAACAGCATTAGTGTTTAGCTAGTTACGTTGTACTTTATGATACTGGATAGATTGTTTCATCTATTGTCAAATTAGTCTTACTACTCTTAAATTCTTTAAGCAAGTAGATTGTTTTGGTTGTCGAGTTGCCATGATACTTTGGAACAACACAGCTGCCAGTAAAAAGGAGGCTTTCCCATTTCCTGCTCTTGCCATgtgttagacttttttttttttaacctatgctTTTGCTTGCACAGCCACCTAACACTTCTGTAGTTTATCACCAAATTGGTGATAAATTTACAAAACCTAAGGAGAAAAAGGCAAGCTGAAATCTCCACCCTCCTAAAAATGTAAACTTATCACAAGATTTATGCCAGTTTTTGTTTACATGAGATTTACATTTTAGCAAAAAAGGAAATCAACTCTCTGCAGAAAAATTTGGAAATCCAATtgtgtcttctttccttttttaaagaatgttcactctcaaaaaaaaatttgctttacAGTAGTCTTTATTACATGCTTAAATGAACAATCACTGTTACACTACCTCATCAATACAATATTAGATGATGTGCTCTCTTACCTCCCCTTTTTCCACAGCATAAACACAAGCACTACTGGGGGTAGGATGCTTACTTCAAAAGCactctttaaaaagaaaggagggTTCAAGACTGTACTATTAAATTTCACTTTTATCTTTATGCTACCTAATTTGAACATGTATAGGACATGATTTTTGAAAGGAATACTTTTGGAGAAAATATCTGACTGGAATCTTGACCTAATTTGAACTACCACTCTGTTCTCTAACAAATTTCTAACAAAAGACAGAGAACTATGTACTTGAAACAGATTTTATAATAGTTTATATTTGCACACAAATTCTGCCACATTGTTCAGCACCACCAAAGTAAAATTCTTGAATCTttcactgaaaatgaaaaaccaaTCTGTCACCTGTTCCCAGTAAAAAACTGACAGTTCTACAAAATCAGCTGATTTAGTCAGATAGGAACTGAAGTCTGAAAGATGGTCTTGCCAAGTTGCAAATTCATCAAATAAAGACCATTCTAGGAATATGGTAGGACCGAAGAAAATGAGAAGGCCAAGCAGAACAACTACCACAAATAACTGATAAAAGCTCCAGGGAATCTTGCTAATGAAAGTGCCAGTGTCTTGAGGCAAAGAAAGTTTATCCATATCTACTAGTTTTATGTCTTCCCACTGACTGGTATCAAAGTTCTTCATTAAAGGGCTTGTAGGCAAATTAGAGGGAGGTAAAGGAGTTTCCttgattacttttattttctccctgaactCCTGCATCTGTTGCAGAAATACGATGGGTTCTGACACGTCTTTGAAAGCCTCAGCAATGTTAAAGGCCATTCGTTGTTCCTGCAAAATGTTGTTGAGTTTGTTGATCTCTGGGTCATAGGCTTGCATAACTGCAAGTTTCATGGTCTCAAAGTCAGAcaggatttcattcttcttttgatCTAATGTGTGTTGTAACTTCTCAAAAAACTCTTTCGCTTTATCTGAGTCTTTAGTCAGTAACTGTAGAGATTTCCTTTTGCTACTTTCCAAGGTATCCAAGCGAGAAAGAGCATCTCCCCGACGCCAGGTCTCAAAGCTCTGGAAGAGCGACTCAAAGGCATCCCTTTCCTGAGCATAGGCatcttcaatagaacagaacaCATGCTTGGTGTGGTCACCACGAGTAGCACAGATCCCACAAATCAGCTGCATATCAGTCAGGCAGAAAATGTTGAGAGGCTGCCCCAAGTGTCCTTTGCACACTGGCATTTTGGGAGAGATCTTGATCTTGTTATACTTTTCCACAATACCCTTCAGGGAGTAATTAACCTGCAGGCTATTGACTCCAGTAGCTGAAGTTTCCTTACGGCATGTGGGGCACTTGAATGGAGATAATCTCCACAATGAATTTCTCACATTCCCCTCTAAGATCCCTTCTAAGCATTTTTTGCAAAAGTTGTGCGAGCAAGGCAAAACTCGAGGATCATCAAACAGACTGCAACAAATTGGGCATGTGAGATCTTCTTCAA carries:
- the TRIM13 gene encoding E3 ubiquitin-protein ligase TRIM13 produces the protein MELLEEDLTCPICCSLFDDPRVLPCSHNFCKKCLEGILEGNVRNSLWRLSPFKCPTCRKETSATGVNSLQVNYSLKGIVEKYNKIKISPKMPVCKGHLGQPLNIFCLTDMQLICGICATRGDHTKHVFCSIEDAYAQERDAFESLFQSFETWRRGDALSRLDTLESSKRKSLQLLTKDSDKAKEFFEKLQHTLDQKKNEILSDFETMKLAVMQAYDPEINKLNNILQEQRMAFNIAEAFKDVSEPIVFLQQMQEFREKIKVIKETPLPPSNLPTSPLMKNFDTSQWEDIKLVDMDKLSLPQDTGTFISKIPWSFYQLFVVVVLLGLLIFFGPTIFLEWSLFDEFATWQDHLSDFSSYLTKSADFVELSVFYWEQVTDWFFIFSERFKNFTLVVLNNVAEFVCKYKLL
- the KCNRG gene encoding potassium channel regulatory protein, translated to MSSQELVTWNVGGKIFTTRSSTINQFPASRLTRMLDGRDQEFKMVGGQIFVDRDGVLFSFILDFLRTHQLLLPTDFSDYRRLQREALFYELDPLVDLLNQEHLLQPRPALVEVHFLSQNTQAFFRVFGSCSKTIEMLTGRITVFIEQHSAPTWSSNSFPPQMNLIPLPPQRPSYHDLVFQCGSDSTTDNQTGIRYVSIKPDNRKLANGTNVLGLLIDTLLMEGFHLVSTRTVSSEDKTECYSFERIKRSEALAMNKTLKPGTTLMPEQSQKKK